ATAACACCAAATGGACCATTAGCGAGGGATTTAAATCGCTCATAACCTGCAACACTGTTTACAACACGATCAGCACCAACATCATTAGGATTTTCATAACTTATTGTTATACCTAATTTCGTGGCCAAATTTACCAGCAATGGCTTTATGCTAAAATGATTTTGGCACATATTAATGAATGTCTGCGTCAGTGGTGGTACAACACTTGCCATTATTATTGCAGAAATTTTTGCAGGATTAATATTATCCTCAGCCATCAGTTTCTGTAAAAGCTGGCTATAGTGATCACTTGATTGTGCGTGTTCTGATGCAATACGAAGATGATGGGTAAGTTTGCTTCCTTTATATAAGCCAAAAACTGTCTGGGAATTACCAATATCAATCGTAAGCAGCATGCCATCTTGACCTTATTACTTTAAAATATAC
This genomic window from Deltaproteobacteria bacterium contains:
- a CDS encoding type III pantothenate kinase gives rise to the protein MLLTIDIGNSQTVFGLYKGSKLTHHLRIASEHAQSSDHYSQLLQKLMAEDNINPAKISAIIMASVVPPLTQTFINMCQNHFSIKPLLVNLATKLGITISYENPNDVGADRVVNSVAGYERFKSLANGPFGVIVVDLGTATTFDVVSPQGVFLGGAIAPGIMIAAEALYTRAFMLPRIELQSPKSSIGNNTITSMQSGIIFGYVALVDGLIERIKNELKFSPRIIATGGLARLIASQSKQIETVDEFLTLDGLRIIWEFNQN